The genomic DNA TGGGAAGGGGCCGGCCCTTATATGCAGGTGGAGGAGAAGATACGCCTGAAGTTTGTCGGGACCGCGACCGGTCTGATTTTGCTGACGCCCTGGTTGATCGAGGTAATTCTTTCCATGCTGATGCCCGGTTTACGTTTTTGATAGGAGAATAAGATGAAAGAGAAGATTAGTAATAACATACAGATAAAGAACAAGCGGGCGACTTTCGATTATGAGTTGCTCGACACGTTTACGGCAGGGATCGTGCTGACCGGTACGGAGATCAAATCGATACGCTTGGGAAAGGCGAGTCTGGTTGATACGTTTTGTATTGTGGAGAAGGGGGAATTGTGGGTGAAGAATATGTATGTGGCAGAATATTTCTACGGGACATACAATAACCATACGGCTCGCCGTGACCGCAAGCTGTTGCTGACTAAAAAGGAATTGCGGAAGATTGAAAGCGCTGCCCGCAATAATGGCTTTACAATTATTCCGACACGTCTTTTTATTAATGATAAAGGACTGGCCAAAGTCGTTGTGGCTATTGCCAAAGGTAAGAAGGAATATGACAAACGCGACTCTATCAAGGAACGGGACGACCGCCGGGAGATGGATCGTGCATTTAAACGGTAACGAACCTTTATGGATAAAGAAATATTTTTGAATCTCCTGAAAGAACGCATTTT from Parabacteroides merdae ATCC 43184 includes the following:
- the smpB gene encoding SsrA-binding protein, which encodes MKEKISNNIQIKNKRATFDYELLDTFTAGIVLTGTEIKSIRLGKASLVDTFCIVEKGELWVKNMYVAEYFYGTYNNHTARRDRKLLLTKKELRKIESAARNNGFTIIPTRLFINDKGLAKVVVAIAKGKKEYDKRDSIKERDDRREMDRAFKR